In the Danio rerio strain Tuebingen ecotype United States chromosome 8, GRCz12tu, whole genome shotgun sequence genome, one interval contains:
- the star gene encoding steroidogenic acute regulatory protein, mitochondrial precursor, whose product MLPATFKLCAGISYRHMRNMTGLRKNAMIAIHHELNKLSGPGASTWINHIRRRSSLLSSPIAEETYSEADQCYVQQGQEALQKSISILEDQDGWQTEIESINGEKVMSKVLPGIGKVFKLEVTLEQQTGDLYDELVDNMEQMGEWNPNVKQVKILQKIGQETMITHEISAETPGNVVGPRDFVNVRHAKRRGSTCFLAGMSTQHPGMPEQKGFVRAENGPTCIVMRPSADDPNKTKFTWLLSLDLKGWIPKTVINRVLSQTQVDFVNHLRDRMASGGGIDAAIAC is encoded by the exons ATGTTGCCTGCAACATTCAAATTGTGTGCTGGCATTTCTTACAGACACATGAGAAATATGACAG GTCTGAGGAAGAATGCAATGATTGCCATCCACCATGAATTGAACAAGCTCTCCGGACCTGGAGCTAGCACTTGGATAAACCACATCCGAAGAAGGAGCTCCTTGCTCA GCAGTCCAATTGCCGAGGAGACATACAGTGAAGCTGACCAGTGCTATGTGCAACAAGGGCAAGAAGCTCTGCAGAAGTCCATCAGTATTCTTGAGGACCAGGATGGCTGGCAAACTGAGATTGAGAGT ATCAACGGGGAGAAGGTCATGAGTAAAGTCCTGCCTGGCATTGGAAAGGTTTTTAAGTTGGAAGTGACCCTGGAACAGCAGACTGGTGACCTTTATGATGAGCTGGTAGATAACATGGAACAAATGGGGGAGTGGAACCCCAATGTCAAGCAAGTCAAG ATTCTTCAGAAGATTGGTCAGGAAACTATGATAACTCACGAGATTTCGGCTGAAACACCAGGAAATGTGGTAGGCCCAAGAGACTTTGTAAATGTCCGTCATGCCAAGCGAAGGGGATCCACCTGTTTTCTGGCCGGGATGTCCACACAGCACCCTGGAATGCCTGAGCAGAAGGGATTTGTAAG GGCTGAGAATGGACCCACCTGTATTGTCATGCGACCAAGTGCAGATGACCCCAATAAGACAAAATTCACCTGGTTGCTCAGTTTAGACCTAAAG GGTTGGATTCCAAAAACTGTCATCAACCGAGTACTTTCACAAACCCAGGTGGATTTCGTAAATCACCTCAGGGACAGAATGGCATCCGGTGGGGGTATAGACGCAGCCATTGCTTGCTGA